A region from the Triticum urartu cultivar G1812 chromosome 1, Tu2.1, whole genome shotgun sequence genome encodes:
- the LOC125526667 gene encoding uncharacterized protein LOC125526667 isoform X1, protein MHLAFMFYANVLGWFHGAVVCGIIPSVVPHRQDGKASSSRIHVHGRRRRALWQRWILRRRRRRRREGSQSHERFLLFVSMALRASTGYAFKAVRSVRLQPLLTRAGEALPPKSCAEYGPAASRIGRLFSTGRDPDSLVRDNIKAAVSKGLKEALGHLKNDDNIILKLSIIKSGVNAAVKDSLKDHSVFIDYAEHHVDPVVKLAIEEAVLQGLNKFAD, encoded by the exons ATGCATCTGGCCTTCATGTTCTACGCGAACGTGCTAGGCTGGTTCCATGGCGCTGTGGTATGTGGAATTATACCATCCGTGGTTCCTCATCGACAAGACGGCAAAGCCTCATCTTCAAGGATCCATGTCCATGGAAGACGTCGGCGTGCTTTGTGGCAACGTTGGATCTTG aggaggcggcggcggcggcgaagagAGGGGAGCCAGAGCCACGAGCGTTTCCTGCTGTTCGTGTCGATGGCGCTCCGGGCAAGCACCGGGTACGCGTTCAAGGCGGTCAGATCTGTCCGTCTGCAGCCTCTTCTCACCAG GGCTGGGGAAGCTCTGCCACCCAAGAGCTGCGCGGAGTACGGCCCTGCTGCTTCAAGGATTGGTCGACTTTTCTCCACCGGCAGG GATCCTGATTCACTCGTCAGGGACAACATCAAGGCTGCTGTGTCTAAGGGACTGAAGGAAGCTCTTGGCCACTTAAAAAAT GATGACAATATTATTCTCAAGCTGTCTATTATCAAGTCAGGTGTCAATGCTGCGGTGAAGGATTCTCTGAAAGATCACAGTGTTTTCATCGACTATGCTGAACAT CATGTGGATCCTGTGGTGAAGCTGGCCATCGAGGAAGCAGTGTTGCAGGGCCTAAATAAGTTTGCTGATTAG
- the LOC125526667 gene encoding uncharacterized protein LOC125526667 isoform X2, whose protein sequence is MALRASTGYAFKAVRSVRLQPLLTRAGEALPPKSCAEYGPAASRIGRLFSTGRDPDSLVRDNIKAAVSKGLKEALGHLKNDDNIILKLSIIKSGVNAAVKDSLKDHSVFIDYAEHHVDPVVKLAIEEAVLQGLNKFAD, encoded by the exons ATGGCGCTCCGGGCAAGCACCGGGTACGCGTTCAAGGCGGTCAGATCTGTCCGTCTGCAGCCTCTTCTCACCAG GGCTGGGGAAGCTCTGCCACCCAAGAGCTGCGCGGAGTACGGCCCTGCTGCTTCAAGGATTGGTCGACTTTTCTCCACCGGCAGG GATCCTGATTCACTCGTCAGGGACAACATCAAGGCTGCTGTGTCTAAGGGACTGAAGGAAGCTCTTGGCCACTTAAAAAAT GATGACAATATTATTCTCAAGCTGTCTATTATCAAGTCAGGTGTCAATGCTGCGGTGAAGGATTCTCTGAAAGATCACAGTGTTTTCATCGACTATGCTGAACAT CATGTGGATCCTGTGGTGAAGCTGGCCATCGAGGAAGCAGTGTTGCAGGGCCTAAATAAGTTTGCTGATTAG